The Acidimicrobiales bacterium genome contains the following window.
GAGCATCACCGACTTGCCCGTCCCCGACGGGCCCATGATGGCGGTGATGCGACCTTTGGGGATGTCGAAGGAGATGTCCTGGAGGACGGTGTGCGATCCGAACGACTTGGTCACTCCACGCAGCGAGATGACGGCTTCCTCGGCCACCGGCCTTCCCTCGGTTCGACGCTCGGGTACTTGGTAGTTCGGCGCCCGGCGGCTCGACCCCTACCTAGCGGCCCCACTGGTCTCGCCAGCTGCCACCGGGGGCCGACCGCTCGGACCGAATGACGCCCTTCACTGTCGGGCTGCCCGGCACAGGGTAGCGGTTCGGCCGGCCTGATCGTGACAAACGGCACACAGGCCCCGAATGGGTACGCGAGCTGACGGAAGCCCCGCTCAGGGAGGTGTCCGACGTCACCCCGGCGAATACAGGGGGTACCTTGACCCTCGTGGGATTGGGATCTTCCGGGCATAAGGCACAAGTCGCACCAAAGGGTGTACTGGCGGTCCCGGGCGATCGCCTGGGAGAGCAGGCGTTGTCGATCCCGTCTGGCCGGGCTCCCGGAGGACTGATGGCGCGGGTTCGCGGAGGCGCTGGTAGATGGCAGTAGTGATACCGGGCAACCGGAAGGTCAACCGGCTCTTCCAGGAGACGGGCGGCATGTTCGCACTGGCCCTGGAGTCGGTACGGCTGATCCGACGCCGCCCGTTCCCGATGCAGGAGTTCCTGGAGCAGACGTGGTTCCTGGCCAAGGTCTGCACGCTGCCGGTCATTCTCATCTCGATTCCGTTCGGCATCGTCATCGCCCTCGAGGTGGGAGGGTTCCTCCAGCAGATCGGGGCCCAGTCCCAGTTGGGCGCGGCCATGGTCCTGGCCGTCATCCGGGAGCAGTCGCCGGTGGCGACGGCCCTGATCATCGCCGGGGCCGGCGGGTCGGCGATGACCGCGGACCTGGGCTCGCGGCGGATCCGCGACGAGATCTCGGCCATGGAGGTCATGGGGGTCAACCCGATCCAGCGCCTGGTCCTACCCCGGATCCTCGCCGCCACGGTCATCGCCCTACTGCTCGAGGCGGTCACCGCCATCG
Protein-coding sequences here:
- a CDS encoding ABC transporter permease is translated as MAVVIPGNRKVNRLFQETGGMFALALESVRLIRRRPFPMQEFLEQTWFLAKVCTLPVILISIPFGIVIALEVGGFLQQIGAQSQLGAAMVLAVIREQSPVATALIIAGAGGSAMTADLGSRRIRDEISAMEVMGVNPIQRLVLPRILAATVIALLLEAVTAIAGIGGGLFFGVQVLHVTSSSFFGGFNELSQLADLQTAVVKVIAFGFISAMVACYKGMTVKGGAKGVGDAVNQSVVITFILLFFVNFVGTVIYFNFVPQKGI